The Kozakia baliensis genome includes a region encoding these proteins:
- the accD gene encoding acetyl-CoA carboxylase, carboxyltransferase subunit beta has product MSWLTEYVRPKIRGLLQREVPDNLWTSCESCSQMILIKDLERAQKVCPHCGHHMKATAKERLDWTFDNAEYTRIELPKSPVDPLSFRDQKRYTERLKDARAKSHLDESLAVAHGKIGGNDAVVAVMAYEFMAGTMGAAMGEAFVAACRLAVLQRAALVVYTASGGARMQEGVISLMQMPRTTIGVEMLRDAGLPYLVVLTNPTTGGVSASFAMLGDVQLAEPEALIAFTGPRVIQDTVREKLPEGFQRSEYLRDHGMVDMVVKRPELHETLSRLIGLMTNKKNEEAKPALETA; this is encoded by the coding sequence ATGAGCTGGCTGACCGAATATGTCCGACCCAAAATCCGCGGTCTGCTTCAGCGCGAAGTTCCCGATAATCTGTGGACCAGCTGTGAATCCTGCTCCCAGATGATCCTGATCAAGGATCTCGAACGCGCGCAGAAAGTTTGCCCCCATTGCGGTCATCATATGAAGGCCACCGCGAAAGAGCGCCTGGATTGGACGTTCGACAACGCTGAATATACGCGGATCGAACTTCCGAAATCGCCAGTCGATCCTCTGAGCTTCCGCGACCAGAAACGCTACACCGAACGCCTGAAGGATGCGCGCGCCAAGAGCCATCTCGATGAGTCCCTGGCCGTCGCCCATGGCAAGATCGGCGGTAACGATGCCGTCGTTGCCGTCATGGCGTATGAATTCATGGCCGGCACCATGGGCGCCGCGATGGGCGAGGCTTTCGTTGCCGCTTGCCGTCTGGCCGTGCTCCAGCGGGCGGCGCTGGTCGTCTATACGGCGTCGGGCGGCGCGCGCATGCAGGAAGGCGTGATCTCGCTCATGCAGATGCCGCGCACCACCATCGGCGTAGAGATGCTGCGTGATGCAGGCCTGCCCTATCTCGTGGTGCTGACGAACCCGACCACGGGCGGCGTCTCCGCATCCTTCGCCATGTTGGGCGACGTTCAGTTGGCCGAGCCGGAAGCGCTGATCGCCTTCACCGGTCCACGTGTTATTCAGGATACGGTGCGCGAGAAATTGCCCGAAGGCTTCCAGCGTTCGGAATATCTGCGCGATCACGGCATGGTGGATATGGTCGTTAAACGCCCGGAACTGCACGAGACGCTGTCTCGCCTGATCGGCCTGATGACCAATAAGAAAAACGAAGAAGCCAAACCGGCTCTCGAAACAGCCTAA
- the aldA gene encoding aldehyde dehydrogenase: MALQSTYDLFIDGRWMPASKGERLAVENPATGKTLAQVGNGTSEDVDKAVAAAKRAMPAWSRKTATERADYLYRLNTLIERDAEHLARTISQEMGKPIKESRVEVNFAVQLLRFAAENTRRLQGEIIPGSRAGEKILIDRKPVGVVGAIAAWNFPLALTARKLGPALAAGNTIVIKPHEMTPLAALELAKLVIEAEIPAGVVNIVTGDGPRVGVPLVAHPDTRLITMTGSTPAGKKIMAASAEHLKIVRLELGGKAPFIVADDADIDRAVEAAVVARFGNNGQVCTANERTYVDAKIYDAFAEKLRARIQTLKVGDPLDEATDIGPKVCGPELEKVDQMVKKAVEQGAKLEFGGKRLIGGLYDQGQFYAPTLLTGVNEKMDITQDEVFGPVLSLIKTENYEDAIRQANESRYGLSAYVFTNNLDRIMKINSELDFGEVYVNREGGEAAQGFHHGYRDSGIGGEDGQHGLEAYVETQTIYLNA, from the coding sequence ATGGCTTTGCAAAGCACTTACGATCTGTTCATCGACGGTCGCTGGATGCCGGCAAGCAAAGGCGAACGCCTCGCCGTCGAGAACCCCGCAACCGGGAAAACCCTCGCACAAGTCGGCAACGGCACGTCCGAAGATGTCGATAAAGCCGTCGCCGCCGCCAAGCGGGCGATGCCGGCATGGAGCCGTAAAACTGCGACGGAACGCGCGGATTATCTCTATCGCCTCAACACTCTCATTGAGCGCGACGCCGAACATCTGGCGCGCACGATCTCGCAGGAGATGGGCAAGCCGATCAAGGAATCGCGCGTCGAAGTCAATTTCGCCGTGCAACTCCTGCGCTTCGCAGCCGAGAACACCCGCCGCCTTCAGGGCGAGATCATCCCCGGCTCGCGCGCTGGCGAGAAGATCCTGATCGACCGCAAGCCGGTCGGCGTGGTGGGCGCGATCGCGGCCTGGAACTTCCCATTGGCGCTGACGGCACGCAAGCTCGGCCCGGCCTTGGCGGCAGGCAACACCATCGTCATCAAGCCGCATGAAATGACGCCGCTCGCCGCGCTGGAACTCGCGAAGCTCGTGATTGAAGCGGAAATTCCGGCAGGCGTCGTGAATATCGTAACGGGCGATGGCCCGCGCGTCGGCGTGCCTTTGGTGGCGCATCCCGATACGCGCTTGATCACCATGACTGGCAGCACCCCGGCAGGTAAGAAGATCATGGCGGCCTCCGCCGAGCATCTGAAGATCGTGCGCCTCGAACTCGGCGGTAAAGCGCCGTTCATCGTGGCGGACGATGCGGATATCGACCGCGCCGTCGAAGCGGCCGTCGTCGCGCGCTTTGGCAATAACGGGCAGGTTTGTACCGCTAATGAACGCACCTATGTCGATGCGAAAATCTACGATGCCTTCGCCGAAAAGCTGCGCGCGCGCATCCAGACGCTGAAAGTAGGCGACCCGCTGGATGAAGCGACCGATATCGGCCCGAAAGTATGCGGACCGGAACTCGAAAAGGTCGATCAGATGGTGAAGAAAGCCGTCGAGCAAGGCGCGAAACTGGAATTCGGTGGCAAGCGCCTCATAGGCGGCCTCTACGACCAGGGGCAATTCTATGCCCCGACCTTGCTGACCGGCGTCAACGAGAAGATGGATATCACGCAGGACGAAGTGTTCGGTCCGGTTCTCTCGCTCATCAAGACCGAGAACTATGAAGACGCCATCCGTCAGGCCAACGAGTCCCGCTACGGGCTTTCCGCCTACGTATTCACGAACAATCTCGACCGGATCATGAAGATCAACTCCGAACTCGATTTTGGTGAGGTTTACGTCAACCGCGAAGGCGGCGAAGCGGCTCAGGGCTTCCATCATGGCTACCGTGACAGCGGCATCGGCGGTGAGGACGGCCAGCATGGGCTGGAAGCCTATGTGGAAACGCAGACGATCTATCTGAACGCTTAA
- a CDS encoding Mrp/NBP35 family ATP-binding protein produces the protein MTDSDKPGNSTDSGRILETLRLVKDDSGASNVLSFASLEGVAVRDGHAHVSLSASRDDAARVEPLRPRAEAEIAKLPGIDRATIVLTAHRPPGQAVPQSQGHRPFKLDAPANNPGNAQQAAPGGKALPQVRAIIAVASGKGGVGKSTTAVNLAAGLAKLGLRTGMLDADIYGPSLPRMLGHSAKPAIENGKIIPVEAWGMHAMSIGFLVDEQQAMIWRGPMVMGAIGQFLGDVAWPELDVLVIDMPPGTGDAQLTIAQKLSLRGAVIVSTPQDIALLDARRGLKMFERMNVPLLGLVENMSYFCCPNCNHRTELFGHGGAREEAEKSGVPFLGEIPLLADIRLSGDAGTPIILAAPESEAAQAYTKLARSVAKSLRMGPNA, from the coding sequence ATGACCGATTCCGACAAGCCCGGCAACAGCACCGATTCGGGTAGGATTCTCGAAACGCTTCGCCTCGTCAAAGACGATAGCGGCGCTTCCAACGTCCTGTCCTTCGCCTCGCTCGAAGGCGTAGCGGTGCGAGACGGCCATGCCCATGTTTCCCTTTCCGCCTCGCGGGATGACGCCGCGCGCGTCGAACCGTTGCGCCCGCGCGCCGAAGCTGAAATCGCCAAACTTCCAGGCATCGACCGCGCCACCATCGTTCTCACCGCGCATCGTCCGCCCGGTCAGGCTGTTCCCCAATCGCAAGGCCACCGCCCTTTCAAACTGGACGCGCCCGCCAATAATCCCGGCAACGCGCAACAAGCCGCGCCGGGTGGCAAGGCGCTTCCCCAGGTGCGCGCCATCATCGCCGTGGCTTCCGGTAAAGGCGGCGTCGGCAAATCCACCACGGCCGTCAATCTTGCGGCAGGGCTGGCCAAACTCGGGCTGCGCACCGGCATGCTGGACGCCGATATTTATGGCCCCTCTTTGCCGCGAATGTTGGGGCACTCCGCCAAACCCGCCATAGAAAACGGCAAGATCATCCCCGTCGAAGCCTGGGGCATGCACGCCATGTCCATCGGCTTTCTGGTGGACGAGCAACAGGCCATGATCTGGCGCGGCCCAATGGTGATGGGCGCGATCGGCCAGTTCCTCGGCGACGTCGCCTGGCCGGAACTCGATGTGCTCGTCATCGACATGCCTCCCGGCACCGGCGATGCACAACTGACCATCGCGCAGAAACTCAGCCTACGCGGGGCGGTGATCGTCTCCACCCCGCAGGATATTGCGCTGCTCGACGCGCGGCGCGGCCTGAAGATGTTCGAACGCATGAACGTACCCCTCCTCGGGCTCGTCGAAAACATGTCCTATTTCTGCTGCCCGAACTGCAACCATCGTACTGAACTCTTCGGGCATGGCGGCGCACGGGAGGAGGCGGAGAAATCCGGCGTGCCGTTCCTGGGCGAAATCCCGCTTCTGGCCGACATCCGCCTCAGTGGCGATGCCGGAACGCCGATCATCCTCGCCGCTCCTGAAAGCGAAGCCGCACAGGCCTACACCAAACTCGCGCGTTCCGTGGCCAAAAGCCTGCGCATGGGGCCGAACGCATGA
- a CDS encoding OpgC family protein yields the protein MDQAPSAAAPKRKRRDHRIDALRGIALLMMLADHAPQDVLNRFTLRNFGFADAAEIFVLLAGYASWLAYGRLILRPPPNGGWKLGWERILRRCWRLYLFQMVMLLISVLTIRQWRHFWTVPVDFLEPELAHGNGWIWHVLTLQALPNNLNILPLYIVLLACFPVMLFLWKISPWLLAGVSTALWVLANLDPTINIPNWLDPDGWYFDPLAWQFIFVMGMLAAVMAGQREGNLPGPVWLRVLCLLYLLWGIIECFPYESWGLPSLRLTHIPSAEKSTLAYWRWLEALAILILVQSSLFATKLSETWIGQKLALLGRHSLEVFSLGTVLDLFARLVMNTFGDGWTVQVLVNAIGLGGVYAVAWWLDRHRREAAMMSGETRKEARLEAAQGAGDDRP from the coding sequence ATGGATCAAGCGCCGTCTGCGGCAGCGCCCAAACGTAAACGCCGCGACCACCGAATTGACGCCCTGCGCGGTATCGCATTGCTGATGATGCTGGCCGACCATGCGCCGCAAGATGTGCTCAATCGCTTCACCTTGCGTAATTTCGGCTTTGCCGATGCGGCGGAAATCTTCGTGCTGCTGGCCGGGTATGCGTCTTGGTTGGCTTATGGGCGCTTGATCCTCCGCCCGCCGCCGAATGGCGGCTGGAAGCTGGGTTGGGAGCGGATCTTACGGCGCTGCTGGCGTTTATATCTGTTCCAGATGGTGATGCTGCTGATCTCGGTGCTGACGATCCGCCAATGGCGTCATTTCTGGACGGTGCCGGTTGATTTTCTGGAGCCCGAACTGGCGCACGGCAATGGGTGGATCTGGCATGTGCTGACGCTTCAGGCCCTGCCCAATAATCTCAATATTCTGCCGCTTTATATCGTTCTGCTCGCCTGTTTCCCGGTCATGCTCTTTCTGTGGAAGATATCGCCCTGGTTGTTGGCAGGGGTCAGCACGGCGCTTTGGGTTCTCGCCAATCTCGATCCGACGATCAACATTCCAAACTGGCTGGACCCGGACGGCTGGTATTTCGATCCGTTGGCCTGGCAGTTCATTTTCGTCATGGGAATGTTGGCTGCGGTGATGGCGGGCCAACGCGAAGGCAATCTGCCGGGGCCGGTCTGGCTGCGCGTGCTCTGCCTGCTCTATTTGCTGTGGGGCATCATCGAGTGCTTCCCTTACGAAAGCTGGGGGCTGCCGAGCCTGCGATTGACGCATATTCCATCGGCGGAGAAATCCACGCTCGCGTATTGGCGTTGGCTGGAAGCGCTGGCGATTCTGATCCTGGTGCAATCCTCCCTGTTCGCAACGAAGCTTTCCGAAACGTGGATCGGGCAGAAGCTGGCATTATTGGGGCGTCATTCCTTGGAAGTTTTCAGCCTCGGCACGGTACTGGATTTGTTTGCGCGGTTGGTGATGAACACGTTCGGGGACGGCTGGACCGTTCAGGTGCTGGTGAACGCTATCGGCCTGGGAGGCGTTTACGCCGTGGCATGGTGGCTAGACCGGCATCGACGCGAAGCGGCCATGATGTCGGGCGAGACGCGCAAAGAGGCGCGTCTCGAAGCGGCGCAAGGAGCAGGTGACGACCGCCCGTAA
- a CDS encoding Do family serine endopeptidase, giving the protein MNHRVVLAALLSGVSLPFSAFAQTASPPPQAAPAVSAQAVHAAPESFADLAAQLLPAVVNISTSATLKAGDGDDDDGPDDSPDDGPQVPQFPPGSPMEKFFHDYMNRKPNPDEPPRKMQALGSGFIISPDGYIVTNNHVVKDADKVSVTLQDDTVLPAKIIGRDGRTDLAVLKVESPKPLPIVSFGDSDKARVGDRVLAIGNPFGLSGTVTSGIVSSRGRDINHGLYDDYIQTDASINRGNSGGPLFDINGHVIGINTAIYSSSGGSIGIGFAIPANDARGVIDQLRRDGHVSRGWIGVRVQDVTHDIADSIGLKPARGAMIAGVEAKGPAAAAGMKTGDVITALNGTAIDGHALPRLVAEIAPGTKTRFTVWRKGQVLPLDVMVKASPEAPDMPPEAAKAKGKSSLSLADIGMTLGMIDDETRHKFSLSDSQRGVVITDVTQDGPASSRGLQAGDVITEVQQVDIDSPDAFSKELSRARQQKKHSVLLLVQNSDGLRWVPVPLNGG; this is encoded by the coding sequence ATGAATCATCGTGTCGTTCTTGCCGCTTTGCTCAGCGGCGTGTCCCTGCCGTTTTCGGCTTTCGCTCAAACCGCGTCGCCGCCTCCGCAGGCCGCGCCTGCGGTTTCGGCCCAGGCCGTTCATGCCGCGCCGGAAAGCTTTGCCGATCTGGCTGCGCAATTGCTGCCCGCCGTCGTCAATATTTCGACCTCCGCGACGCTGAAAGCGGGGGACGGGGATGACGATGACGGGCCGGATGACAGTCCTGACGACGGCCCTCAGGTGCCGCAATTCCCGCCCGGCTCGCCGATGGAAAAGTTTTTCCACGATTATATGAACCGCAAGCCCAACCCCGATGAACCGCCGCGCAAGATGCAGGCCCTGGGTTCGGGCTTCATCATCTCGCCGGATGGCTATATCGTGACGAACAACCACGTCGTGAAAGACGCGGACAAGGTTTCCGTCACGTTGCAGGACGATACGGTATTGCCCGCGAAGATTATCGGGCGGGACGGCCGCACCGATCTGGCGGTGCTGAAAGTCGAATCTCCCAAACCGCTCCCGATTGTCTCCTTCGGGGATAGCGACAAGGCGCGCGTGGGCGATCGCGTGCTGGCAATCGGCAACCCGTTCGGGCTTTCGGGCACGGTGACGAGCGGCATCGTCTCGTCTCGTGGGCGCGACATCAATCACGGCCTTTACGACGACTATATTCAGACGGATGCTTCGATCAATCGCGGCAATTCCGGCGGCCCTCTTTTCGATATCAACGGCCATGTCATCGGCATCAACACCGCGATCTATAGTTCCAGCGGCGGCTCCATCGGCATCGGCTTCGCCATTCCGGCCAACGATGCGCGTGGCGTTATCGACCAGCTGCGGCGCGACGGTCATGTCTCGCGCGGTTGGATCGGCGTGCGCGTTCAGGACGTCACGCACGATATTGCCGATAGCATCGGGCTGAAGCCCGCGCGTGGTGCGATGATCGCGGGGGTGGAGGCCAAAGGACCGGCCGCGGCGGCCGGGATGAAAACGGGCGATGTCATCACCGCGCTGAACGGGACGGCCATCGACGGTCACGCCCTGCCGCGTTTGGTGGCGGAGATCGCGCCCGGCACCAAAACGCGCTTCACCGTGTGGCGCAAAGGGCAGGTCTTGCCGCTGGATGTGATGGTCAAAGCCTCGCCGGAAGCGCCGGACATGCCGCCGGAAGCCGCCAAGGCCAAGGGGAAATCTTCGCTCTCGCTAGCGGATATCGGCATGACGCTGGGCATGATCGACGATGAAACGCGCCATAAGTTCAGCCTGTCGGACTCGCAGCGTGGCGTCGTGATCACGGATGTGACGCAGGACGGACCGGCTTCGTCGCGCGGTTTGCAGGCGGGCGATGTCATTACCGAAGTGCAGCAGGTGGATATCGACTCACCGGATGCGTTCTCCAAGGAACTGAGCCGCGCGCGGCAACAAAAGAAGCATTCGGTCTTGTTGCTTGTCCAGAATAGTGACGGGTTGCGATGGGTGCCGGTTCCACTCAACGGCGGCTGA
- a CDS encoding FUSC family protein encodes MKFLSRPYGMEAPWRQTTRTLISVAASWGVGSALGLRETIWALITSLIVTQSSIEQTMTTARDQVIGTIIGALVGTLAITIQLATGFYWTPFALLLVPVAYMAAVRPSLRFAGVTLMIVYLLPASGNPYWPLTERLTAIFLGVFVSLIVSYLVLHASARRRGFITAAHMFRALDDLLQAALMRSESWSQLEARNEDCAKYLLILDECVSEARRENWVRLEKRHPVLTVLPALMRRMLSDTMLVARAIDAGKDRGGFDGVRELHNGLSHAYRALAHRCEQHAAGEAKGTPERPSRDDILAHLPALGTDALPEMHFVISLLRQDLKRATDVLMNESYEAKKLREVIAQ; translated from the coding sequence ATGAAGTTTTTGTCGCGCCCCTATGGCATGGAAGCGCCATGGCGGCAGACGACCCGCACTTTGATTTCCGTCGCGGCATCTTGGGGTGTGGGTTCGGCGCTCGGTTTGCGCGAGACGATCTGGGCGTTGATCACTTCGCTGATCGTGACGCAATCGAGCATCGAACAGACGATGACGACGGCGCGCGATCAGGTGATCGGCACGATTATCGGCGCGCTCGTCGGCACATTGGCCATCACCATCCAACTGGCGACGGGGTTTTACTGGACGCCTTTCGCCCTGCTGCTGGTGCCCGTCGCCTATATGGCGGCCGTGCGGCCTTCGCTGCGCTTTGCGGGCGTGACGCTCATGATCGTCTATCTGCTTCCGGCATCGGGCAATCCCTACTGGCCGTTGACCGAGCGACTGACCGCGATTTTCCTCGGCGTTTTCGTTTCGCTCATCGTCTCGTATCTCGTGCTGCACGCCAGCGCGCGGCGACGCGGCTTCATAACGGCGGCGCATATGTTTCGCGCATTGGACGATCTGTTGCAGGCGGCGCTAATGCGGTCGGAATCCTGGAGTCAGTTGGAGGCGCGCAACGAGGACTGCGCCAAATATCTGCTTATCCTCGATGAATGTGTGAGCGAGGCGCGGCGGGAAAATTGGGTGCGTCTGGAAAAGCGCCATCCCGTCCTCACCGTGCTGCCCGCTCTCATGCGGCGTATGTTGAGCGACACCATGCTGGTCGCCCGCGCCATCGATGCCGGGAAGGACCGGGGCGGGTTCGACGGAGTGCGAGAACTGCATAACGGACTGAGCCATGCTTATCGTGCTCTCGCGCATCGTTGCGAACAACATGCCGCGGGTGAGGCCAAAGGCACGCCGGAGCGCCCAAGCCGCGACGATATCCTAGCCCATTTGCCCGCTTTGGGGACGGACGCGTTACCTGAAATGCATTTTGTGATATCGTTATTGCGTCAGGATTTGAAACGCGCGACGGACGTTCTGATGAACGAGTCCTACGAAGCCAAAAAGCTTCGAGAAGTGATTGCTCAGTAA
- a CDS encoding mannitol dehydrogenase family protein: MITRETLRNLPSGVVPPSYDVTSITPGILHFGVGNFFRAHEAYYVNKVLGLPDQQSWGIIGVGLTGGDRSKRKAEDFKKQDCLYSLTETAPSGKSVRSIVGALQDYLLAPADPEAVLKHLADPKIRIVSMTITEGGYNIDENTGEFDLSDAAVKEDLSHPERPSTVFGYVVEGLRRRREAGGKGFTVMSCDNLRHNGNVARKAFLGYARARDAELAKWIEENATFPNAMVDRITPTVSKEIAERLNKESGLDDLLPLVAEDFTQWVIEDNFAQGRPALEKAGVQFVDDVSDYEYLKIRMLNASHIMLAFPGLLLGYKHIDEAVSDPDLRHLVESFLDTDVIPTLKAPPGISTEDYKNSVISRFSNPAMADQTLRIASDGTSKIQVFWTETIRRLIEGKRDLKHMAFGMAVYLEMLKGKAENGETYSPIEPTFNDRVRQLIQSSNDADGLKIPAFDGWRDLDHAELDKEVIALRQVIREKGVKAALPR; this comes from the coding sequence ATGATCACGCGCGAAACTTTACGGAATTTGCCGAGCGGTGTGGTGCCTCCTTCTTATGACGTCACGTCGATCACGCCGGGAATTCTGCATTTCGGCGTCGGCAATTTTTTCCGCGCGCACGAAGCCTATTACGTTAACAAAGTTCTAGGCCTGCCGGACCAGCAAAGCTGGGGCATTATCGGCGTCGGTTTGACGGGGGGCGATCGCTCCAAGCGCAAGGCGGAAGATTTCAAAAAGCAGGATTGCCTCTATTCGCTGACCGAAACCGCGCCCTCGGGCAAAAGCGTGCGCAGCATTGTCGGCGCTTTGCAGGATTACCTGCTCGCGCCTGCCGATCCGGAAGCGGTGTTGAAGCATCTGGCCGACCCAAAAATTCGGATCGTCTCCATGACGATTACCGAAGGTGGCTATAATATCGATGAAAACACAGGTGAGTTCGACCTGAGCGACGCGGCGGTCAAGGAAGATCTTTCCCACCCCGAGCGTCCCTCGACCGTGTTTGGTTATGTCGTGGAAGGTTTGCGGCGGCGTAGGGAAGCGGGCGGTAAGGGCTTTACCGTGATGTCCTGCGACAATCTGCGCCACAACGGTAACGTGGCGCGGAAAGCTTTCCTCGGATATGCCCGCGCGCGTGACGCCGAACTGGCGAAATGGATCGAAGAGAACGCAACGTTCCCGAACGCGATGGTGGACCGCATCACGCCGACAGTCTCGAAAGAAATCGCCGAGCGTTTGAATAAGGAAAGCGGTCTGGACGATCTGCTTCCCCTCGTGGCGGAAGATTTCACCCAATGGGTGATCGAGGATAATTTCGCACAGGGCCGCCCGGCTTTGGAAAAGGCAGGCGTGCAGTTTGTCGATGATGTCAGCGATTACGAGTATCTGAAAATTCGTATGCTGAACGCCTCGCATATCATGCTGGCTTTCCCCGGCCTGTTGCTGGGTTATAAGCACATCGACGAAGCGGTTTCCGATCCCGATCTCCGCCATCTGGTGGAAAGCTTTCTCGATACGGATGTGATCCCGACATTGAAGGCGCCCCCGGGAATCAGCACCGAGGATTATAAAAATTCGGTGATCTCGCGCTTCTCCAATCCGGCTATGGCGGACCAGACATTGCGCATCGCCAGCGATGGCACATCGAAGATTCAGGTGTTCTGGACCGAGACGATCCGCCGTTTGATCGAAGGCAAACGCGACCTCAAACACATGGCGTTCGGTATGGCCGTGTATTTGGAAATGCTGAAAGGAAAAGCGGAGAACGGAGAGACTTATTCCCCGATCGAGCCGACTTTCAACGACCGCGTCCGTCAGCTTATTCAGAGCAGCAACGATGCTGATGGCTTGAAGATTCCTGCCTTCGACGGCTGGCGTGATCTCGATCACGCGGAACTCGATAAGGAAGTGATCGCTCTACGTCAGGTTATTCGTGAGAAAGGAGTCAAAGCGGCTCTGCCTCGATAA
- a CDS encoding glucan biosynthesis protein, whose protein sequence is MLRRDLVKLGAGLSLAGTVKLAKAAAPASSPPAATPFDDSTVKVIAQRMAKNSYKAPPQDLPSAINNLNFDQFRGIAFKEDRALWHGENLNFDVEFFPRGFLYRPRILMNEVIDGQSKPIAYDPDMFTYADPMVRVTDDLGFAGIRLRTPINTPNVMEECAVFLGASYFRAVAKGQNYGLSARGFADGTGDPKGEEFALFREFWLEKPKSGADSVVIHALLDSPSVVGAFRFSIRPGTTTVFDVQSNFYPRTEITESGVAPLTGMFYFDANNRNHVDDWRPAAHDSEALQMWTGSGQQLYRPLNNPIDLQFSAFSDNNPHGFGLMQRRRSFADFEDLALNYEKRPSLWIEPIGNWGEGAVDLVEIPTPNEVNDNIVSFWRPKTPMQSGHEYAYTYRMYWGWDTPWPTNLARIAGTRVGAVTDHADARLFVVDFSGKPFENLPPNAQFHLLPQASVGTIRNVVVEPNPAIKGWRTTFEFYPGSAKIAELQCQLSDDQGPISEKWMYRWTP, encoded by the coding sequence GTGCTGCGTCGCGATCTTGTTAAACTCGGTGCCGGGCTTTCATTGGCGGGGACGGTCAAGTTGGCCAAAGCGGCCGCCCCGGCGTCTTCGCCTCCCGCCGCTACTCCTTTCGATGACAGCACTGTCAAAGTCATTGCGCAGCGTATGGCGAAAAACAGCTATAAAGCGCCGCCGCAGGACCTCCCTTCAGCGATCAATAATCTGAATTTCGACCAGTTTCGGGGGATTGCCTTCAAGGAAGACCGTGCGCTATGGCACGGTGAGAACTTGAATTTCGACGTGGAATTCTTTCCACGCGGCTTTCTCTATCGCCCTCGGATTCTGATGAATGAGGTGATCGACGGGCAATCCAAGCCGATCGCCTATGATCCAGACATGTTCACCTATGCCGATCCGATGGTGCGGGTGACGGACGATCTGGGCTTTGCGGGCATTCGCCTTCGCACTCCGATCAATACGCCCAACGTTATGGAAGAATGTGCCGTCTTCCTCGGGGCGTCTTATTTCCGCGCCGTTGCGAAAGGCCAGAATTACGGTCTCTCGGCGCGCGGCTTCGCCGATGGAACGGGGGACCCGAAAGGCGAGGAGTTCGCGCTTTTCCGCGAATTTTGGCTTGAGAAACCCAAATCTGGCGCGGATTCGGTTGTAATTCATGCATTGCTGGACAGCCCTTCCGTCGTCGGGGCGTTTCGTTTCAGTATCCGGCCCGGCACCACGACGGTGTTCGATGTGCAGTCGAATTTCTATCCGCGCACCGAGATTACGGAAAGCGGCGTGGCGCCTCTCACCGGCATGTTCTATTTCGATGCCAACAACCGCAATCATGTCGATGATTGGCGTCCGGCCGCGCATGATAGCGAGGCGTTGCAGATGTGGACGGGATCGGGGCAGCAGCTTTATCGCCCGCTCAATAACCCGATCGATCTGCAATTTTCGGCATTTAGCGACAATAATCCGCACGGTTTCGGCCTGATGCAGCGCCGCCGTTCCTTCGCGGATTTCGAGGATCTGGCGCTCAATTACGAGAAGCGCCCCTCCCTGTGGATCGAGCCGATCGGGAATTGGGGCGAGGGCGCGGTAGATCTGGTGGAAATCCCGACGCCGAACGAAGTGAACGATAATATCGTCTCGTTCTGGCGGCCTAAAACGCCGATGCAGTCTGGCCATGAATATGCCTATACTTACCGGATGTATTGGGGTTGGGACACGCCCTGGCCGACCAATCTGGCGCGTATTGCCGGAACGCGCGTGGGCGCTGTAACCGATCATGCGGATGCGCGTCTTTTCGTGGTGGATTTCAGCGGCAAACCGTTCGAAAATCTCCCGCCAAACGCTCAGTTTCATCTTCTGCCGCAGGCTTCCGTCGGGACGATCCGTAATGTCGTGGTCGAGCCGAACCCCGCCATCAAAGGCTGGCGGACGACGTTCGAATTCTACCCGGGAAGCGCGAAAATCGCCGAATTGCAGTGTCAGCTATCGGATGACCAAGGCCCTATTTCCGAAAAATGGATGTATCGTTGGACACCGTGA